A section of the Oryzias melastigma strain HK-1 linkage group LG14, ASM292280v2, whole genome shotgun sequence genome encodes:
- the LOC112138645 gene encoding hepatitis A virus cellular receptor 1, whose amino-acid sequence MKILVLLLALLPVSQCERRITGRRGLDITLPCNYDIKTNGPTEVCWGRGDLPFRGCSDQVLATDGHQVKEDTRVSSRYQLKGRLDEGDVSLTIMNITDEDTGLYGCRVQVPGLFNDLKDHVLLTVKAGSDCDDDGVIAYVGEEVTLPCRYNVTSGRIPMCWNRGALTTIGCVNTLLATDGSIVKEEKRVSSRYQLLGRLDEGDVSLTIKNVQEDDSGMYACRVEIPGLFNDEIRYVDLSVVKASTSTTGQTQQSSNANCRKGSRK is encoded by the exons ATGAAGAtcctggtgctgctgctggccCTCCTCCCAG TCTCTCAATGTGAGAGGAGAATCACTGGACGAAGAGGTCTGGACATCACTCTGCCCTGTAATTATGACATAAAAACCAACGGACCTACAGAGGTGTGTTGGGGTCGAGGCGATCTTCCTTTCAGAGGCTGCAGTGACCAGGTCCTCGCCACAGACGGACATCAAGTGAAAGAAGACACCAGAGTTTCCAGCAGGTATCAGCTGAAGGGACGACTGGATGAAGGAGACGTTTCTCTCACCATCATGAACATCACAGATGAAGATACTGGACTGTACGGATGCAGAGTGCAGGTTCCTGGACTGTTCAATGATCTGAAAGATCATGTCCTATTGACTGTTAAAGCAG GCTCTGACTGCGATGATGATGGAGTCATTGCGTATGTTGGGGAGGAAGTTACTCTGCCCTGTAGATACAACGTAACCAGCGGGAGGATCCCAATGTGCTGGAACCGTGGAGCACTAACCACCATAGGCTGCGTAAATACGCTCCTCGCCACAGACGGATCCATagtgaaagaagaaaagagagtTTCCAGCAGGTATCAGCTGCTGGGGCGTCTGGATGAAGGAGACGTGTCTCTGACCATCAAGAATGTTCAGGAGGATGACTCCGGAATGTACGCATGCAGAGTGGAGATCCCTGGATTATTCAATGATGAGATCCGTTATGTGGATCTGTCAGTGGTTAAAG CTTCAACTTCAACCACTGGACAAACACAACAGAGCAGCAACGCAAACTGCAGAAAAGGCAGCAGAAAGTGA